A window of Nicotiana sylvestris chromosome 8, ASM39365v2, whole genome shotgun sequence genomic DNA:
gatccgcctctgcttATACTAATGCTCTCTTTATTTTCATCCAAGTTCGCAACTGAATGATAGCATATCCTCTTTGATAGAAGTGAGCTTTTAAATGAGTTGAAGTGCAATTGACAACCTAAAAACAAATTAAATGATTAAAAATTGTGTCTATGTCAGGGATAAAGAAGCTCCTGAATCCTTCCTCGAGTAGTCAAAGCACAAAATTTCTAATTTGGATCAGCTGTTATATGTTAAAAAAGGCTCCAATTCAAGGATGCTTTAACAAATAGAAGATAGATTTTCCAATGCAAAAGAGTCTAGCTTTTGCCAGCATGATCTAACCTAGGGGGGGGGGGCATTTGGATAATAATGAAACTACACATCACACATTTAGAATGGAAATAAGCATATAGGAGtataaagaaaatactcaaaATGCTATACAGAAAAAAGATTACTCTAGCACAATATCAATGTCACCATTCACTTTGACAAAGAGATACATGAATCTCGACATATCTAACAATGGCTGATTTTAGGTGTACAGTAATATTTTAGATGACGAGCAAGGACTGTAAGTAGTTTGGATTGGCGGAAAAATATTGTTCGCTAAAGGCTTTTTTTGTTGAGTTGAATTTAATAAAACTTCCATATCTCAAAGTCCTTTTCATTTGCTACTTATAAGAACTAGCTATATAAAGTAGGCTCAACATAATGCTGGAGTTAACAAGTTACTGAAGAACTTCAAAATATACTCGAAAGTCAACCTTTTTAATTCTGAATTTGCTGTCCTTCCATTAGGAGTCAACTTGGCTTTTGCATCATGGCCAATTAAAGAACCAAATGCGTATTTCGCATTGAACATTTCCAATGTCATTATTTGTCCGGAAAAGTTAGTTACATACTCTGATAAATCAAATTGACattaaaagaaaagataaaaagaaaaaccaGGAGAtgaccaaaggaaaaagaaagagaagaagataCATTTACATTGTAAGGTACATGACTAAATAAACGGAATCTTAAACCAAGGTTAACATCACACCATTAAGCAAAAATGATGTGAAAATGTTTTATTACAAATGAAAAATCAGCATGTCGCTGAGATTAGCTCCATCATTTCCTTTTTCTAGAAAAAGAGGAATCTCACAGCAATTGGGCTCCGAACAATGTGTTTGTCAGAAATCCATTTTAGAGATCCCTGATTATAGCTGGTACTTGGAATAGTACCCGAAGGTGTAAATGTCACTTGATAGATCAACTTTTGGTTCACCTCTGAAAAAGCAAGTGTAGTTGGCTCAACTTTCACATCAACGCCCGGTGGTGAATCAATTTCAACACTGTATATCGAGTTGGCTTGTCCTACGTTCGTTACAGTTCTTGAATATGTTTGAGCAGTTGAGCTGACTGTGACTTTAATCGAAAATGATGGATAATTTAGTTGACCTTCTAAGATGCTAGTTATCTCTGAACAACTAACTTTGCGATTCAAAATGATCCCAACTTGTGCATCTGTGTAATTTAAACCACATAGATAAGGTACGTAGTCAGCTGGTTCTATGTCATATATCAGGCCAGGATCATTTGCTTTTGATGGATTAACATGGCCTGAACCTGTTGCCAAGACACTAGCTGGATTGTACGTTTGATCCTCGATGAAGTCCAATCCGAGGTTTAAGATATCGGCTGTTGTCATAATTGCTGACTTAATTGCAGCTGGAGACCAATCAGGGTGAACACTTTTTAGCAGCGCTGCAACGCCACTGAGATGAGGACAAGACATTGAGGTACCTGAAATCATGTTGAAATAAGAATTCGTGTTTATGTTATTCTCTAAGGAAATATGCCAAGCTGCTAGGATGTTAACACCAGGACCAATAATGTCCGGTTTTAGAATTCCAGGACTTGCAAAATTTGGACCCCTGGAAGAAAATCCAGCAACCACTGGAGCACGATCATCTCCGATTATAGTTCCCTTGAATACTATTGTTGCAGTAGGAATTAATGTTGAGTTTATATACTCTTTGATTTTCAGGCCATCTGCATAGCTAACGTGTGTCACGGGAAGGACATGTGCCTCAGCTGATGTCGTGTTGGCTTGGAGTTCTGTATTCATAAGAATCATGGCAACACCTCCAGCAGCCTTCACTGCTTTTCCTTTATTGACTCGTGTTGTATTACCAACCTCACACAACACTATCTTTCCCATGACGTTCATGTTGTTCAGCGAATCAGGGGTACAAAATTTTGCATAAGAGTCACTAGCATCGTTTCCAGGATAGGCAAGAGGCAACAGTGTTGGAGGAAAGTCACTAGGTTGAAAAGCTGATTCTCCATCGTATTCTTCGTTGTTTCCAAGCACAGCAGTAGCCTTAATTTTCCTGTCTATCGTACTTGCACCAACTGTTAAAATCCATGGCGCTTCATTAGAAATTGTAAACCTGTATGGTCCTGAATTTCCAGCAGAACAACTAACAAAGATTCCCCTTTCCATTGCACTAAATGCACCAACTGCAATGTTGTCAGAGTAGAAATTACTAGTAAGTCTACCAAGGGAAAGCGAAAGTACATCGACACCATCTTCAATAGCCATATCCATTGCAGCCAAAGTGTCGCTTTCAGAACAAGTGATAGGGGAGCATACTTTGTAAATAGCAACATGAGCTAGAGGTGCAACGCCCGCTGCAGTTCCATTAGCATTGCCAAATATATTAGCACCTGGCACGAAATTTCCAGCAGCCGTGCTAGCAGTGTGCGTACCATGTCCATCTTCATCCAGTGGTGTCCCATCCCCTGAGGACTGAAAGTACCTCGCGCCAATGAGCTTGTTGTTACACTTTGGGACATCAAATTCACACTTACCCTTCCATTTAGCAGGGGGTGGGGGCATCCCATCGTCGCTAAATGAAGGGTGGTCGGGGAAAACTCCTGTGTCAATGACACCAATGATCACACCTTTTCCATAATTTGAGTCATTCCAGAACCCCATGTTCTGGTGCAATCCCAAGAAATTGAGACTATGTGTGGTGTGCAAATCAAGTTGCCTTTCGGGGCGTGCAGAAATAAA
This region includes:
- the LOC104230063 gene encoding subtilisin-like protease; amino-acid sequence: MAQYRSTLTIVGLIFLFSSFTTNANERPVDERPKEKQSNSQVYIVHCEFPDREGASRYQDLDSWYLSFLPATTSDSSREAPRLIYSYRNVLTGFAAKLSPDDLKEMEKKEGFISARPERQLDLHTTHSLNFLGLHQNMGFWNDSNYGKGVIIGVIDTGVFPDHPSFSDDGMPPPPAKWKGKCEFDVPKCNNKLIGARYFQSSGDGTPLDEDGHGTHTASTAAGNFVPGANIFGNANGTAAGVAPLAHVAIYKVCSPITCSESDTLAAMDMAIEDGVDVLSLSLGRLTSNFYSDNIAVGAFSAMERGIFVSCSAGNSGPYRFTISNEAPWILTVGASTIDRKIKATAVLGNNEEYDGESAFQPSDFPPTLLPLAYPGNDASDSYAKFCTPDSLNNMNVMGKIVLCEVGNTTRVNKGKAVKAAGGVAMILMNTELQANTTSAEAHVLPVTHVSYADGLKIKEYINSTLIPTATIVFKGTIIGDDRAPVVAGFSSRGPNFASPGILKPDIIGPGVNILAAWHISLENNINTNSYFNMISGTSMSCPHLSGVAALLKSVHPDWSPAAIKSAIMTTADILNLGLDFIEDQTYNPASVLATGSGHVNPSKANDPGLIYDIEPADYVPYLCGLNYTDAQVGIILNRKVSCSEITSILEGQLNYPSFSIKVTVSSTAQTYSRTVTNVGQANSIYSVEIDSPPGVDVKVEPTTLAFSEVNQKLIYQVTFTPSGTIPSTSYNQGSLKWISDKHIVRSPIAVRFLFF